Below is a genomic region from Spirosoma radiotolerans.
GCGGATACAACCGCAGGCGGCACATCATAGGTGGGAGCCGCGTTGACAACTACTGTTGTCGAAATCACCCCACTACAACCCGTGGGGAAAGTACAGGTTGCAGAATACGTGGTGGTTAACAGCGGTGTAATAACGAGAGACGTCGTATTGTCGCCGGTGGCCCAGGTTAGTACTCCTCCCGTACAACCGCTAACGGATAGCGTCGCGGTAGTACCAGCACATAAGGTTAGTGTGTTGATCGTTAGTTGAGGAGCTGGATTAACCGTTATGGTCGTACTGGCAACGCCACTACAACCCGCCACACTATTAACCGTGACTGAGTAGGGACCACTCGCCGTGACAGAAATTGCTGCCGTCGTTTCACCTGTTGTCCATAGGTAGCTATTCCCTCCACTAGCGGTTAGCGTTGTGCTCTGCCCCTGACAGATCGTTGTGCTGGTAACCGTTATGTTTGCCGTCACCGACGGGTTAACCGTAAGTGTAGCGGTGGCCACGGCCGAACACCCCAACGCCGAAGTCACTATCACCGAGTAAGGAAAAGTTCCGGCCGTCGTGGCGGACACGGACAACTGGCCCGTTGTGTTCGTGGTCCCGCCCGAGAAGGCATACGTGCCCCCAGTGCCCCCGCCCGTGGCGGTCAGTGTGGCGCTGGTGCCGTTACACAAGGTCAGACTTGACAGAGTGGCCGTCACCGACGGGTTGACCGTAAGTGTAGCGGTGGCCACGGCCGAACACCCCAACGCCGAAGTCACGGTCACCGAGTAAGGGAATGTTCCGGCTACTGTAGGCGACACGGGCAATAGGCCGGTTGTGTTGGTAGTGCCATCAGAGAAAGCATACGTACTTCCTCCCGTGGCCACTAATGTGCTGCTGGTGCCGTTACAGATCGTCAGGCTCGACAAGGTGGCGGTCACCGATGGGTTGACTGTCACCGTTGTCGAGGTTACACCAGGACAGGTTCCATAGGCCGTGGGTGTACATGTAACAGAATACACCGTTGTTAAAGTGGGGGTCACCAGAATACTGGCGGTGGTGGCACTAGCAGTGTTCGCACTCCACTGCAAGGTTCCACCTGTGCAACCAGACACGGTCAAGCTTGTGCTTTGCCCCTGACAAATGATGGGATTAGCAGGTGTTATCGCCAGCGTTGGTACAAGTCCGTCTTCTACAATTATGGGGCAACAGCCATTAGCCGGACAACTCGCATTGGCTGTCGTGGTGAACGTATAGCTACCCGACTGAACAATAGTAAAGCTATTTCCAGAACCTACAGCGGTTGTCCCCCCATTCCTGAACCACTGGACATCCGTATATTGCGCGGGTAAACTGGCCACATATTCCTCACCCGAGCACAGCTTGATAGGCACTGTTACGCACGATCGCCCGACATTATTGGCCACACTATTTTCGGTATCCGTGGTTGTCGCATAAGCCGTATTATAGAGCACCCCTTCCGCTCGGGTAGTCGTTGTTACCGTTAGGCTTGCCGAAGCCCCTGCCGTTAATGTGCCTACACTCCAGGACAGAATCCGGGTAGCTCCGTAGGCCGTGGTGGTGGCGGCTGGCGATGAAGACACATACGCCAGACCCACATCCAGCGTGTCCCGTACCTGAACGTTTGTGGCGGCACCGCTGCCCGTATTGGCTACCTGAATGGTAAAAGTTGCATTACTTCCCAACGTAGTTTGAGAAACATCCGTCGACTTTGTTACCAGCAAATCGGGATTGCCAGCCACAAAACCAATATCGTAGGAATTATCGTCCGTGTTTGTACTCGTTGTGGTGAATGAAACGACGGCAAACCCACCAATCAACTGGGCATCACTATCGAGTTCCCGATCACTCCCTTTCTGATAACCGGTTAATTTCAATCCTGTCGGAAAATCAGCGGGAATAATCCTGACTTCATAGGCAGTATTGGGCAGCAATCCGGTGGCGAATGTGTATTGACCATTGCCATCTGTTAGTGTCTGTCCCCGTTCAATACCACTTTGGTACAACCGGAGACGTACATTGGCAATACCCGGCTCACCTGCGTCCTGAATACCATTCCGGTTATAGTCGAGGAAAACAAGGTTACCAATGCCCAGAACGTTCGGAGCAGAATCGTTCCCAGGCTTATAAGCGTGTGTCGTCTGGCTAATCAGCCCCAGGCCAATTACCCAAAAGTACAGTAGCCACCGCAATGACGACTGCAGGCGTCTAAGTAAACTAGGTTTCATAAGTCAATAAGTAAAATTATGGCTAATTGAGTACGTATACGGATAAAAGAATTCCCCACTAAAATCTATGATAATCAGCGCTTTATACTAACTTTAACACACGATGACGCCGGGCATTGACAAGTCGTCGGATCGAGGACAATCCCCACATCCACGTAGCAGGTTCCTGATGCACTAAATAGCCGAACGGTATAGGGCTGACGGGTTGACGGATTGGGCAGACTAATTAAACTAACCGCGCCCCCACTGACGATCCGGTTACTGATAGCCCCGTAGGCAGGGCCAGCGTAACTTGTCCCAATCGAAATATCGGCTCGTTCGGTGTTCTGAAGCGTGGTAAAGTCAATATGGGCAGTATTCGTTGCCAGAGTACCCACGCAGTTGGCGGGCGTACTGGTGGGAATGCCTGTGTAGGTGGGCGTGGGCCGTATAGTTACTGTAGCGGATGCCGTAGCAGAACAGCCGAAGGCATTGGTACAAGTGGCGGAATAAGTCGTTGTGACAACCGGAATAACCACAATTGACGCGGTGTTATCGCCTGTCGACCAGCGCAGTGTTCCTCCCGTACAGCCCCCTACGCTTAATGTCGTTGATGCCCCGCTACAAACTGACACCGAGTTCAAGGTTAACACAGGTGTGGGCGGTTGGGCCGTTACCGTCACGGAGGTGATCGGTGAGGTACATCCGCTATTGGTGTTACGCACCGTAACGGAATAACTGCCTGGGGCCACACCGGCAAATACACCCGTCGTATTGGCGTACGTAGACCCATTTATGCTATACACCAGGCTCGCACCTGTTGGAGCCGTGATGGTAATCGTTCCGGTAGCCAGGGTACAACTAGGCTGTACGAGACTAACCGTGGGCGCTGCGGGCGCAACTGTATTACTCGAGACGGTGGTCGTAGCGATAGCCGTGCAACCGCTTGCCGTCGTGGCCACCACGCTATAAGTACCTGCCCCCGTAACCACCGCCGTATTAGCCGCACTACTTTGGCTGAACGCCGGCCCACTGAATGAATACGAAATAGCAGATGCACTGCTACTGGCCGTTAAGGTAACACTGGTGTTGGTGCAGGTCAGGGTACCTGAATTGGTCAGCGTAACGGTTGGTAGCGCATCAACCGTTACAGATGTAACCGCCGTACTGGTGCAGGCAGAATTCGAATTGACCGAGTTTGTGGTCGTAACACTAAAACTATATACGCCTGCGGCCAGCCCGTTAACCGAAGCGGTATTGGTGGTACTGGTTGACCCGATAACTCCCCCCGGTCCTCTGAAGGTATAATTTGTCACACCAGACGCACTTGTTCCGGCTGTGGCCGTTAAATTCACCGTATTACCAGCACAAACCACCGGGCCATTGGCCGATAACATAGGCTGTATTACCCGAAACGTAACTGACGTTATCGTCTGATTTCCAATATTATCCTGTGCAATGAACGAGGTAACGGATGTCCCCTCTGTGGTTGGGGTGAAGCTAAAGGGCGACGCCACCGTATTGGAGGCCGTAACCGGCGAAAACGTCGCCCCGGGCGGAACGCCTACCGCCTGCAACGTAATCGTATTGCTGGTCGGGTCAGTATCGGTTGCCCGGACCGTAAAACTTACCGGACAGCCTACGTAGGTCTGAATGGTGGAGTTGTTG
It encodes:
- a CDS encoding SdrD B-like domain-containing protein; this encodes MKPSLLRRLQSSLRWLLYFWVIGLGLISQTTHAYKPGNDSAPNVLGIGNLVFLDYNRNGIQDAGEPGIANVRLRLYQSGIERGQTLTDGNGQYTFATGLLPNTAYEVRIIPADFPTGLKLTGYQKGSDRELDSDAQLIGGFAVVSFTTTSTNTDDNSYDIGFVAGNPDLLVTKSTDVSQTTLGSNATFTIQVANTGSGAATNVQVRDTLDVGLAYVSSSPAATTTAYGATRILSWSVGTLTAGASASLTVTTTTRAEGVLYNTAYATTTDTENSVANNVGRSCVTVPIKLCSGEEYVASLPAQYTDVQWFRNGGTTAVGSGNSFTIVQSGSYTFTTTANASCPANGCCPIIVEDGLVPTLAITPANPIICQGQSTSLTVSGCTGGTLQWSANTASATTASILVTPTLTTVYSVTCTPTAYGTCPGVTSTTVTVNPSVTATLSSLTICNGTSSTLVATGGSTYAFSDGTTNTTGLLPVSPTVAGTFPYSVTVTSALGCSAVATATLTVNPSVTATLSSLTLCNGTSATLTATGGGTGGTYAFSGGTTNTTGQLSVSATTAGTFPYSVIVTSALGCSAVATATLTVNPSVTANITVTSTTICQGQSTTLTASGGNSYLWTTGETTAAISVTASGPYSVTVNSVAGCSGVASTTITVNPAPQLTINTLTLCAGTTATLSVSGCTGGVLTWATGDNTTSLVITPLLTTTYSATCTFPTGCSGVISTTVVVNAAPTYDVPPAVVSATCTGATANTNARIDFTTLLNTDRADISLGSSYTGPAYGAASNQTVNGGAVSFTGLPNPASPQAYTVRLYSAGGTCFTDVSVVLSPAECQCPAPKCVPVVIRKTR